A DNA window from Centroberyx gerrardi isolate f3 chromosome 5, fCenGer3.hap1.cur.20231027, whole genome shotgun sequence contains the following coding sequences:
- the psma5 gene encoding proteasome subunit alpha type-5: MFLTRSEYDRGVNTFSPEGRLFQVEYAIEAIKLGSTAIGIQTSEGVCLAVEKRITSPLMEPSSIEKIVEIDSHIGCAMSGLIADAKTLIDKARVETQNHWFTYNETMTVESVTQAVSNLALQFGEEDADPGAMSRPFGVALLFGGLDEKGPQLYHMDPSGTFVQCDARAIGSASEGAQSSLQEVYHKSMTLKDAIKSSLTILKQVMEEKLNATNIELATIEPGKTFHMYSKEELEDVIKDI; the protein is encoded by the exons ATGTTTCTGACAAGATCGGAATATGACAG AGGGGTGAATACATTCTCTCCTGAGGGAAGATTGTTCCAGGTTGAATATGCCATCGAGGCTATAAAG TTGGGCTCCACAGCCATAGGTATCCAGACGTCAGagggtgtgtgtctggctgtggAGAAGAGGATCACCTCTCCTCTGATGGAGCCCAGCAGCATTGAGAAGATTGTGGAGATTGACAGTCACATTG GTTGTGCCATGAGTGGCTTGATAGCTGATGCCAAGACTCTGATCGACAAAGCAAGAGTGGAAACACAA AACCACTGGTTCACTTACAACGAGACCATGACAGTGGAGAGTGTGACTCAGGCTGTGTCCAACCTGGCACTGCAGTTTGGAGAGGAGGACGCAGATCCTGGTGCCATG AGTCGGCCCTTCGGCGTAGCACTCCTCTTCGGGGGACTGGATGAGAAAGGACCCCAGCT GTACCACATGGACCCATCAGGCACCTTTGTGCAGTGTGATGCTCGGGCCATCGGCTCAGCATCTGAGGGAGCCCAGAGCTCTCTGCAGGAGGTCTACCATAAG TCCATGACATTAAAAGATGCCATCAAGTCATCCCTCACCATCCTGAAGCAGGTGATGGAGGAGAAGCTGAACGCCACCAACATCGAG cTGGCAACAATAGAGCCTGGGAAGACCTTCCACATGTATTCcaaagaggagctggaggatgtGATCAAGGACATCTAG